Proteins encoded within one genomic window of Cucumis sativus cultivar 9930 chromosome 3, Cucumber_9930_V3, whole genome shotgun sequence:
- the LOC101220768 gene encoding protein SET DOMAIN GROUP 40 isoform X1: METEGSLGSLLRWAADHGISDSVDQPTSHSCLGHSLCVSFFPDTGGRGLAAVRQLKKGELVLRAPKSILLTTQSLSLEDEKLDMALKRYPSLSSTQRWGLKAHTNVLESIWHRPISLKAYLLRASYFLLVYSLLCGGCKGPSSWWFPYLKHLPQSYDILATFGEFEKQALQQVDYAIWATEKAALKSRTDWRGVEGLMQESNIKSQLQTFKAWLWASATISSRTLYVPWDEAGCLCPVGDLFNYAAPEGESFNAVDVLSFPSHASLNDELELLEEQRDSQWALTDGGFEENASAYCFYARESYRKGEQVLLSYGTYTNLELLEYYGFLLQENPNDKVFIPIEHDIYGSSSWPKESLYIHQNGNPSFALLSALRLWATHPNKRRGVGHLAYAGSQLSVKNEILVMQWLSKNCHTVLNNLPTSIEEDNQLLCNIAKVQDLQVPRELQKTLLTYGGEFCAFLETNGVVNRDEAESHSSQKLKRSLDRWKLAVQWRLLYKKALVDCIGYCTTTICSLSS; encoded by the exons ATGGAAACCGAAGGTAGTTTGGGAAGCCTGCTGAGATGGGCAGCCGATCATGGAATTTCAGATTCTGTAGATCAACCCACTTCACATTCTTGTTTGGGTCATTCTTTGTGCGTCTCTTTCTTCCCTGATACCGGCGG GAGAGGTTTGGCCGCTGTTCGTCAACTTAAGAAAGGAGAGTTAGTGCTGAGAGCTCCAAAATCTATCTTGTTGACCACCCAAAGTTTGTCGTTGGAAGATGAGAAGCTCGACATGGCTCTAAAGAGATACCCATCTCTTTCATCGACACAG CGGTGGGGGTTAAAGGCACACACCAATGTCCTTGAAAGCATATGGCACAGACCGATATCCTTGAAAGCATATCTCCTTCGAGCTTCCTACTTTCTCTTGGTTTACTCGTTGCTTTGTGGGGGATG TAAAGGACCCAGTTCTTGGTGGTTTCCTTACTTAAAGCATTTGCCCCAGAGCTATGACATACTGGCAACTTTTGGAGAATTTGAAAAGCAAGCCCTGCAG CAGGTTGATTATGCTATCTGGGCAACAGAGAAGGCTGCTTTGAAGTCTCGTACGGATTGGAGAGGAGTCGAAGGATTAATGCAAGAATCCAATATTAAAAGCCAACTCCAAACATTCAAGGCGTGGCTTTGGGCCTCTGCAACT ATATCATCTAGGACATTGTATGTACCATGGGATGAGGCCGGATGTTTATGTCCAGTTGGTGACCTGTTTAATTATGCTGCACCTGAAGGGGAATCCTTTAATGCTGTGGATGTTTTGTCCTTTCCATCACATGCTTCTTTGAATGATGAGTTAGAGTTACTTGAAGAGCAAAGAGATAGTCAATGGGCTTTGACAGATGGCGGATTTGAGGAAAATGCTTCTGCCTACTGCTTCTATGCTCGGGAAAGTTACAGGAAGGGAGAGCag GTTCTTTTAAGCTATGGTACATACACAAACTTAGAGCTTCTTGAATACTATGGGTTTCTTCTACAGGAAAATCCAAATGACAAAGTTTTTATTCCTATCGAACATGATATCTATGGTTCCAGTTCTTGGCCCAAGGAATCTCTTTATATTCATCAAAATGGAAACCCATCATTTGCTCTACTTTCTGCTCTGAGATTATGGGCAACCCATCCGAACAAGCGTAGAGGTGTCGGGCATCTTGCTTATGCCGGATCGCAACTCTCTGTCAAGAATGAAATATTAGTCATGCAGTGGTTATCCAAGAACTGCCATACTGTTTTAAACAATCTGCCAACATCAATTGAAGAAGACAATCAGCTTCTGTGCAATATCGCCAAAGTCCAAGACCTGCAGGTACCAAGGGAGCTCCAGAAGACATTGTTGACCTATGGAGGCGAGTTTTGTGCTTTCTTGGAAACCAATGGTGTGGTGAATAGAGATGAAGCAGAGTCACATTCATCCCAGAAACTAAAACGCTCTCTAGACAGATGGAAACTAGCAGTCCAGTGGAGGCTTTTGTACAAGAAGGCGTTGGTTGATTGCATAGGTTACTGCACCACAACTATTTgctctctttcttcttaa
- the LOC101220526 gene encoding uncharacterized protein LOC101220526: MLGGVQLGILAACIVLFVPMGMAGWHLSRNKMLFFSGALFITLAIGVHLTPYIPSVSDFVTTVSSVVVFDSRASCVSQLHEIVWDVKQSDGFNPLSNNSVNYEKSWKWGRSAPVIACDFQKLAPTDVADLLNGSWVVVAGDSQARLMALSLLDLTLDSQRMEAVRGDLFKRHSNYQILIGETGMKLDFIWAPYASNLTDLMGEFKKNRSYPDVIIMGSGLWHMLHFTNASDFGLSLESLRSSVVSLIPLTPELGSDGPLTGSVSIRTPHLFWIGMPTLINSMLNTEEKRKKMTDTMRAAYDAALGDSKLLRSSGGPLLLLDIETLSWNCGVRCTVDGMHYDGVVYEAAIHIMLNALLIESHQKL; this comes from the coding sequence ATGTTAGGCGGTGTTCAATTGGGTATTTTGGCTGCGTGTATTGTGTTGTTTGTGCCGATGGGAATGGCTGGATGGCATTTAAGCCGTAATAAGATGCTGTTCTTCAGCGGTGCGCTTTTCATTACACTCGCAATCGGTGTTCATCTCACTCCTTACATCCCTTCGGTTTCTGATTTCGTTACCACTGTTTCTTCTGTTGTTGTTTTCGATAGTCGAGCCTCTTGTGTTTCTCAGTTACATGAAATTGTGTGGGATGTCAAACAGAGCGATGGATTTAACCCTTTGAGTAATAACTCTGTTAATTATGAGAAATCGTGGAAATGGGGAAGATCTGCTCCTGTTATTGCTTGTGATTTTCAGAAATTGGCTCCCACGGATGTTGCTGATTTGCTTAATGGGTCATGGGTTGTTGTCGCCGGTGACTCACAGGCGAGATTGATGGCACTGTCACTGCTGGATTTGACGTTGGATTCTCAAAGAATGGAAGCTGTTAGAGGCGATCTGTTCAAACGGCATAGTAATTACCAAATTCTGATTGGTGAAACTGGGATGAAATTGGATTTCATTTGGGCTCCTTATGCTTCTAATTTGACTGATTTAATGGGGGAATTCAAGAAAAATCGTAGCTACCCTGATGTTATAATCATGGGGTCTGGATTATGGCATATGCTTCATTTTACTAATGCATCGGATTTTGGACTTTCTTTGGAATCACTTAGAAGTTCTGTTGTTTCACTGATTCCATTGACTCCAGAACTTGGTTCTGACGGGCCTTTGACGGGTTCTGTATCCATTAGAACCCCACACCTGTTCTGGATTGGAATGCCGACGCTGATTAACTCCATGTTGAACACTgaggagaagaggaagaagatgactGATACAATGAGGGCAGCTTATGATGCAGCTCTTGGCGATAGCAAGCTTCTGCGCTCGTCTGGTGGCCCCCTCTTGTTGCTGGACATTGAAACTTTGAGTTGGAATTGTGGAGTTCGATGCACAGTGGACGGGATGCATTATGATGGTGTTGTATATGAAGCTGCCATTCATATTATGCTTAATGCTTTACTTATTGAATCTCATCAGAAGCTGTGA
- the LOC101220768 gene encoding protein SET DOMAIN GROUP 40 isoform X3 gives METEGSLGSLLRWAADHGISDSVDQPTSHSCLGHSLCVSFFPDTGGRGLAAVRQLKKGELVLRAPKSILLTTQSLSLEDEKLDMALKRYPSLSSTQKLTFCLLYEISKGPSSWWFPYLKHLPQSYDILATFGEFEKQALQQVDYAIWATEKAALKSRTDWRGVEGLMQESNIKSQLQTFKAWLWASATISSRTLYVPWDEAGCLCPVGDLFNYAAPEGESFNAVDVLSFPSHASLNDELELLEEQRDSQWALTDGGFEENASAYCFYARESYRKGEQVLLSYGTYTNLELLEYYGFLLQENPNDKVFIPIEHDIYGSSSWPKESLYIHQNGNPSFALLSALRLWATHPNKRRGVGHLAYAGSQLSVKNEILVMQWLSKNCHTVLNNLPTSIEEDNQLLCNIAKVQDLQVPRELQKTLLTYGGEFCAFLETNGVVNRDEAESHSSQKLKRSLDRWKLAVQWRLLYKKALVDCIGYCTTTICSLSS, from the exons ATGGAAACCGAAGGTAGTTTGGGAAGCCTGCTGAGATGGGCAGCCGATCATGGAATTTCAGATTCTGTAGATCAACCCACTTCACATTCTTGTTTGGGTCATTCTTTGTGCGTCTCTTTCTTCCCTGATACCGGCGG GAGAGGTTTGGCCGCTGTTCGTCAACTTAAGAAAGGAGAGTTAGTGCTGAGAGCTCCAAAATCTATCTTGTTGACCACCCAAAGTTTGTCGTTGGAAGATGAGAAGCTCGACATGGCTCTAAAGAGATACCCATCTCTTTCATCGACACAG AAGTTGACCTTTTGTTTGCTCTATGAGATCAGTAAAGGACCCAGTTCTTGGTGGTTTCCTTACTTAAAGCATTTGCCCCAGAGCTATGACATACTGGCAACTTTTGGAGAATTTGAAAAGCAAGCCCTGCAG CAGGTTGATTATGCTATCTGGGCAACAGAGAAGGCTGCTTTGAAGTCTCGTACGGATTGGAGAGGAGTCGAAGGATTAATGCAAGAATCCAATATTAAAAGCCAACTCCAAACATTCAAGGCGTGGCTTTGGGCCTCTGCAACT ATATCATCTAGGACATTGTATGTACCATGGGATGAGGCCGGATGTTTATGTCCAGTTGGTGACCTGTTTAATTATGCTGCACCTGAAGGGGAATCCTTTAATGCTGTGGATGTTTTGTCCTTTCCATCACATGCTTCTTTGAATGATGAGTTAGAGTTACTTGAAGAGCAAAGAGATAGTCAATGGGCTTTGACAGATGGCGGATTTGAGGAAAATGCTTCTGCCTACTGCTTCTATGCTCGGGAAAGTTACAGGAAGGGAGAGCag GTTCTTTTAAGCTATGGTACATACACAAACTTAGAGCTTCTTGAATACTATGGGTTTCTTCTACAGGAAAATCCAAATGACAAAGTTTTTATTCCTATCGAACATGATATCTATGGTTCCAGTTCTTGGCCCAAGGAATCTCTTTATATTCATCAAAATGGAAACCCATCATTTGCTCTACTTTCTGCTCTGAGATTATGGGCAACCCATCCGAACAAGCGTAGAGGTGTCGGGCATCTTGCTTATGCCGGATCGCAACTCTCTGTCAAGAATGAAATATTAGTCATGCAGTGGTTATCCAAGAACTGCCATACTGTTTTAAACAATCTGCCAACATCAATTGAAGAAGACAATCAGCTTCTGTGCAATATCGCCAAAGTCCAAGACCTGCAGGTACCAAGGGAGCTCCAGAAGACATTGTTGACCTATGGAGGCGAGTTTTGTGCTTTCTTGGAAACCAATGGTGTGGTGAATAGAGATGAAGCAGAGTCACATTCATCCCAGAAACTAAAACGCTCTCTAGACAGATGGAAACTAGCAGTCCAGTGGAGGCTTTTGTACAAGAAGGCGTTGGTTGATTGCATAGGTTACTGCACCACAACTATTTgctctctttcttcttaa
- the LOC101220768 gene encoding protein SET DOMAIN GROUP 40 isoform X2 — METEGSLGSLLRWAADHGISDSVDQPTSHSCLGHSLCVSFFPDTGGRGLAAVRQLKKGELVLRAPKSILLTTQSLSLEDEKLDMALKRYPSLSSTQRWGLKAHTNVLESIWHRPISLKAYLLRASYFLLVYSLLCGGCKGPSSWWFPYLKHLPQSYDILATFGEFEKQALQVDYAIWATEKAALKSRTDWRGVEGLMQESNIKSQLQTFKAWLWASATISSRTLYVPWDEAGCLCPVGDLFNYAAPEGESFNAVDVLSFPSHASLNDELELLEEQRDSQWALTDGGFEENASAYCFYARESYRKGEQVLLSYGTYTNLELLEYYGFLLQENPNDKVFIPIEHDIYGSSSWPKESLYIHQNGNPSFALLSALRLWATHPNKRRGVGHLAYAGSQLSVKNEILVMQWLSKNCHTVLNNLPTSIEEDNQLLCNIAKVQDLQVPRELQKTLLTYGGEFCAFLETNGVVNRDEAESHSSQKLKRSLDRWKLAVQWRLLYKKALVDCIGYCTTTICSLSS, encoded by the exons ATGGAAACCGAAGGTAGTTTGGGAAGCCTGCTGAGATGGGCAGCCGATCATGGAATTTCAGATTCTGTAGATCAACCCACTTCACATTCTTGTTTGGGTCATTCTTTGTGCGTCTCTTTCTTCCCTGATACCGGCGG GAGAGGTTTGGCCGCTGTTCGTCAACTTAAGAAAGGAGAGTTAGTGCTGAGAGCTCCAAAATCTATCTTGTTGACCACCCAAAGTTTGTCGTTGGAAGATGAGAAGCTCGACATGGCTCTAAAGAGATACCCATCTCTTTCATCGACACAG CGGTGGGGGTTAAAGGCACACACCAATGTCCTTGAAAGCATATGGCACAGACCGATATCCTTGAAAGCATATCTCCTTCGAGCTTCCTACTTTCTCTTGGTTTACTCGTTGCTTTGTGGGGGATG TAAAGGACCCAGTTCTTGGTGGTTTCCTTACTTAAAGCATTTGCCCCAGAGCTATGACATACTGGCAACTTTTGGAGAATTTGAAAAGCAAGCCCTGCAG GTTGATTATGCTATCTGGGCAACAGAGAAGGCTGCTTTGAAGTCTCGTACGGATTGGAGAGGAGTCGAAGGATTAATGCAAGAATCCAATATTAAAAGCCAACTCCAAACATTCAAGGCGTGGCTTTGGGCCTCTGCAACT ATATCATCTAGGACATTGTATGTACCATGGGATGAGGCCGGATGTTTATGTCCAGTTGGTGACCTGTTTAATTATGCTGCACCTGAAGGGGAATCCTTTAATGCTGTGGATGTTTTGTCCTTTCCATCACATGCTTCTTTGAATGATGAGTTAGAGTTACTTGAAGAGCAAAGAGATAGTCAATGGGCTTTGACAGATGGCGGATTTGAGGAAAATGCTTCTGCCTACTGCTTCTATGCTCGGGAAAGTTACAGGAAGGGAGAGCag GTTCTTTTAAGCTATGGTACATACACAAACTTAGAGCTTCTTGAATACTATGGGTTTCTTCTACAGGAAAATCCAAATGACAAAGTTTTTATTCCTATCGAACATGATATCTATGGTTCCAGTTCTTGGCCCAAGGAATCTCTTTATATTCATCAAAATGGAAACCCATCATTTGCTCTACTTTCTGCTCTGAGATTATGGGCAACCCATCCGAACAAGCGTAGAGGTGTCGGGCATCTTGCTTATGCCGGATCGCAACTCTCTGTCAAGAATGAAATATTAGTCATGCAGTGGTTATCCAAGAACTGCCATACTGTTTTAAACAATCTGCCAACATCAATTGAAGAAGACAATCAGCTTCTGTGCAATATCGCCAAAGTCCAAGACCTGCAGGTACCAAGGGAGCTCCAGAAGACATTGTTGACCTATGGAGGCGAGTTTTGTGCTTTCTTGGAAACCAATGGTGTGGTGAATAGAGATGAAGCAGAGTCACATTCATCCCAGAAACTAAAACGCTCTCTAGACAGATGGAAACTAGCAGTCCAGTGGAGGCTTTTGTACAAGAAGGCGTTGGTTGATTGCATAGGTTACTGCACCACAACTATTTgctctctttcttcttaa
- the LOC101220768 gene encoding protein SET DOMAIN GROUP 40 isoform X4: METEGSLGSLLRWAADHGISDSVDQPTSHSCLGHSLCVSFFPDTGGRGLAAVRQLKKGELVLRAPKSILLTTQSLSLEDEKLDMALKRYPSLSSTQKLTFCLLYEISKGPSSWWFPYLKHLPQSYDILATFGEFEKQALQVDYAIWATEKAALKSRTDWRGVEGLMQESNIKSQLQTFKAWLWASATISSRTLYVPWDEAGCLCPVGDLFNYAAPEGESFNAVDVLSFPSHASLNDELELLEEQRDSQWALTDGGFEENASAYCFYARESYRKGEQVLLSYGTYTNLELLEYYGFLLQENPNDKVFIPIEHDIYGSSSWPKESLYIHQNGNPSFALLSALRLWATHPNKRRGVGHLAYAGSQLSVKNEILVMQWLSKNCHTVLNNLPTSIEEDNQLLCNIAKVQDLQVPRELQKTLLTYGGEFCAFLETNGVVNRDEAESHSSQKLKRSLDRWKLAVQWRLLYKKALVDCIGYCTTTICSLSS, translated from the exons ATGGAAACCGAAGGTAGTTTGGGAAGCCTGCTGAGATGGGCAGCCGATCATGGAATTTCAGATTCTGTAGATCAACCCACTTCACATTCTTGTTTGGGTCATTCTTTGTGCGTCTCTTTCTTCCCTGATACCGGCGG GAGAGGTTTGGCCGCTGTTCGTCAACTTAAGAAAGGAGAGTTAGTGCTGAGAGCTCCAAAATCTATCTTGTTGACCACCCAAAGTTTGTCGTTGGAAGATGAGAAGCTCGACATGGCTCTAAAGAGATACCCATCTCTTTCATCGACACAG AAGTTGACCTTTTGTTTGCTCTATGAGATCAGTAAAGGACCCAGTTCTTGGTGGTTTCCTTACTTAAAGCATTTGCCCCAGAGCTATGACATACTGGCAACTTTTGGAGAATTTGAAAAGCAAGCCCTGCAG GTTGATTATGCTATCTGGGCAACAGAGAAGGCTGCTTTGAAGTCTCGTACGGATTGGAGAGGAGTCGAAGGATTAATGCAAGAATCCAATATTAAAAGCCAACTCCAAACATTCAAGGCGTGGCTTTGGGCCTCTGCAACT ATATCATCTAGGACATTGTATGTACCATGGGATGAGGCCGGATGTTTATGTCCAGTTGGTGACCTGTTTAATTATGCTGCACCTGAAGGGGAATCCTTTAATGCTGTGGATGTTTTGTCCTTTCCATCACATGCTTCTTTGAATGATGAGTTAGAGTTACTTGAAGAGCAAAGAGATAGTCAATGGGCTTTGACAGATGGCGGATTTGAGGAAAATGCTTCTGCCTACTGCTTCTATGCTCGGGAAAGTTACAGGAAGGGAGAGCag GTTCTTTTAAGCTATGGTACATACACAAACTTAGAGCTTCTTGAATACTATGGGTTTCTTCTACAGGAAAATCCAAATGACAAAGTTTTTATTCCTATCGAACATGATATCTATGGTTCCAGTTCTTGGCCCAAGGAATCTCTTTATATTCATCAAAATGGAAACCCATCATTTGCTCTACTTTCTGCTCTGAGATTATGGGCAACCCATCCGAACAAGCGTAGAGGTGTCGGGCATCTTGCTTATGCCGGATCGCAACTCTCTGTCAAGAATGAAATATTAGTCATGCAGTGGTTATCCAAGAACTGCCATACTGTTTTAAACAATCTGCCAACATCAATTGAAGAAGACAATCAGCTTCTGTGCAATATCGCCAAAGTCCAAGACCTGCAGGTACCAAGGGAGCTCCAGAAGACATTGTTGACCTATGGAGGCGAGTTTTGTGCTTTCTTGGAAACCAATGGTGTGGTGAATAGAGATGAAGCAGAGTCACATTCATCCCAGAAACTAAAACGCTCTCTAGACAGATGGAAACTAGCAGTCCAGTGGAGGCTTTTGTACAAGAAGGCGTTGGTTGATTGCATAGGTTACTGCACCACAACTATTTgctctctttcttcttaa